TTGGGGCACTTGTCGCAGGGCAAGTGACCCAATCCGTTTTTTGTTCAGCGGCGAATTTCGATTTTGGGATGCGGCGAACTGCGCATGACACGTTTCGTCAACGCGATCAGACTTTTCACGACAGGCGTGAAGACGCGGTTCTTTTTCCAGGCAATGATGTCGATGCGGCAGTGCAGCGGGTCTTCGATGGTGTAAAAGACAGGCTGGCTGTCGCTTTCGTTCTGCGCCTGCAGAGCGCCGTTGTAGGTCGTGAAAGCCAGCCCCATACCAGCCGCAGCCAGCATCGTGATGGTACGCTGACTGGTGAGCTGAAGCACGGTGTTGACGCGCAGGCCATATTTTTCCAGCAGGTGCTGAGCGACGCGATACATGCCCTGCGCGGGCGTCAGCGTCAGGAATCTTTCGCCGTTCAGCAGCTCCGGATCGATGTACTGAGGGCGGTAGGGACTGTTGCTGCGCAAGTCGGCACGGGCCGCCAACGGATGTTCCGCCGACGAAATCACGTAGACCGGCGCTTTGTTGACCACTTCACAGGCGATGTCGCTGGACAGGATCGGCAGCGTGGAAATGCACAGATCAAGCTGGTTGCTCAGCAGGGCTCGCTCGAAAAAAGCGTTGACCCCCTCTTTCACCTGTACGTCCACGTCGGGAAAGGAAACGGCAAAGTGCGGCAGAATCTTCGGCAGCCATGTGGTGCCGCGCTCCACGCTCACACCGATGCGGATGCGTTCTCTGGTGCCGCGGGCGATGTTCCTCATCTCTTCGCGCAGCTCGGCATCGATGTCAAGCAGTTTGCCAACGCTCTCGAAATAACGTTCGCCGGCATAGGTCAGCGTCAGGGGCTGGACACTTCGGTCAAACAGCGTCACCCCCAGCTCCTTTTCCTGGCGGTGAATCGCCTTCGTCAGCGCCGGCTGGGAGATATGCAGCTGCGCCGCGGCCTTGGTGATGTTGCGCACCTTTGCCACTGTCATCAGGTAGCGGTAAATATCAATATTCAAGGCGACGCCCCCTTCCTCCCAAAGTTATGATAAGCGGTCAGAAAATTCATGAGACAAACCCAGACGGCTTCATTATAATACATTCAAGGCAATTCATTTCTTTAATTATAATTTCTTGCGCCGTGAAAGGAAGGATTCCCACGAGTCTTGTCGATGTCTGCCGCCATATTGAAGCCCACCGGGACGATGACCTGAAGCTGCTGAAAAAACTTGTCGCCCAGCCCAGCGTCAGCGCCCGCAACATGGGCGTGCGCGAGTGTACGGAGATGTTGCGTTCGCTTTTGACAAAACTGGGCTGCGATACCGTCGCAATTTGCCCAACCGATGGGCAACCGCTCGTTTTCGCCGAACTTAAGTCGAAGAAAGCTGGTGCAAAAACCATTCTTTTCTACGGTCATTACGACACACAGCCTCCCGATCCCGTGGAGGAATGGATCACGCCGCCTTTTGAACCAACGGTGCGCGATGGGCGGCTCTACGGTCTCGGCACAGCCGACAACAAGGGACAGTTTCTCGCGCACCTCCTTGCCGTGCGTTCATGGCTAGCAACGGAGGACGATGTCCCCGTCAACGTCAAGTTCATTCTCGACGGCGAGGAGGAAAGCGGCTCGCCCAACATGAGAGCTTTCGTCGAAACACATAAAGACATGCTGATGGCCGACCTGGTCTATAACTCCGACGGCCCTATGAACGCCGGAGACTTTCCGGAGATCAAGCTGGGCTTCCGCGGCGACCTGTCGATGGAGTTTG
The window above is part of the Pyramidobacter piscolens W5455 genome. Proteins encoded here:
- a CDS encoding LysR family transcriptional regulator, translated to MNIDIYRYLMTVAKVRNITKAAAQLHISQPALTKAIHRQEKELGVTLFDRSVQPLTLTYAGERYFESVGKLLDIDAELREEMRNIARGTRERIRIGVSVERGTTWLPKILPHFAVSFPDVDVQVKEGVNAFFERALLSNQLDLCISTLPILSSDIACEVVNKAPVYVISSAEHPLAARADLRSNSPYRPQYIDPELLNGERFLTLTPAQGMYRVAQHLLEKYGLRVNTVLQLTSQRTITMLAAAGMGLAFTTYNGALQAQNESDSQPVFYTIEDPLHCRIDIIAWKKNRVFTPVVKSLIALTKRVMRSSPHPKIEIRR